TGTCTCCCAGCTCGACCGGGAGATCGGCCTTGAAGTCACGCAACATGACGAGCGCGTAGAGATCCACCGGGATCGTTCGTCCGGCGCGCAGGATGTACGCGCCGGTGAGGTCCGCCAGGGGCCCGACGCCGCCGACGCGCTCGAGTAGCGTGCGCACCGTGTCCCCGTCCACGAAGGGCAGCCGCCGCGTCGCCGCCGCCTCGTCCGCGGTCACGGCCGGCGTCACGGCGGCGGTGGCCGGCACCGCACCAGCGATTGCACCGACGACCACCACCGACTGCTGCAGCTCGGCGGCGGAAGGGATGCGGACGGCGTCCTCGGGGTGCAGCGGAATAGCCGGGGCTTTGCCCGCGACGAACTCGAATGTCTTGAGGTCCTCTCGGTCATCCTGCCCACGGCGGATCAAGGTGATCGGGAGGAGCTGCGTCGCGCTGGGCAAGAGTCCGCCCCCGAGCTCCACCAGCTCAGCGAGATCACGCGTCTTCACCAGCTCGTAGCGACCCGGGCGGTTCACCGCGCCGCCGATCGTCGCGGCCAGCTCTTCGAACGGTACACGCACCACATCGCCGTCGAGCAGGTACGGGTTGAACTTCAAGTCGCCGGTGAGCGTGTAGAGGAGCAGGTCGGCGGTGAGAACCGTCCCGTCCCGGCGCCGGACCTCGACGCGCCGCTTCGAGGCGCTCGGGCCGAAGCCGCCGGCCTTGCCGATGGCCGCCGCCACGCGCTCGATGGCGCGCGACGGGTACGAGCCGGGCCGCGCGACGTCGTCCACCACCTGGACGAGGAACGTCCGCGGCTCGGCGAGCGTCACGTCGAAGCTGAGGCGCGGATAGAAGCGGGCGACCGAATCGCGCATCACCCGGCGCGCCTGGGTGAGCGTCTTCCCCTGCAGCGCGAAGTAGCCGACCTTCGAAACGAAGGCGCGGCCCTCCACGTCGATGGTGACGCGCAGCTTGAAGTTCTGGACGCCCCAGAAGTTGAGCTCGAGGACGTCGCCGGGGCCGCAGATGTACTTGTCCGGATCGATCGTCTCGTCGATGACGGGGGCCACCGGAGCAGCAGCGCTCGCGAGGCCGCGCTCGCCGCGCATGACCTCGATGTCGGCCGGGGCGAGCGGGCCGGGCACCGTGACGCCACCGGCCCCGCTCGCGCCGAAGCCGCCCGGCGCCTGCATCGTCTGCGCGTACGCGACGTTGCTCATCCAGAAGATGGGCTGGGCTGCCAGGAAGGTGGCGAGGCCGCGGCGGAAAGGCTTGTTCGTCATCTCGCTCATCAGATTTCGGGGGTGGGAAGGCGGGTGCGCGGCCGCGCGCAGCTCCCAGGGGTGAGGCCCGTTACACCCAGATTGTGACAGTCGAAAGGGTCACACGACGCAACGACGAGTCGGGGGATGCACGGCAGCCTTTCGGAGAAAACGTGAGTCGGTGAGGCGCACTCGCCTTCGGGCCCCGCGCGGGGATACCGGAGGAGGTTGCCTCTTACCGTGTTTCGTACGGAGAGTCGATACTGAGGGTCAGACCCACCCCAGCCGACACGCAGGAGTTGCGCGGAGATAGCGCACCTGCGTCCTGTCTGCGCGGGACGAGCGCCGCTCGCCGATGCTCCCCGCTTGGCGGGAGTGGCGCGCACGCCTGGAGTAGCATGAACTTCCCCATGCTCCCCCCGGCGCCCCCCGCCATGCGGCTCGTCGCCGCCGCGGTCCTCTCGCTCGCGCTGGCGGCCCCCGCTTGCGGCGAGGACCCGGCGCTGCGCCCCACCTACGACCTCGCGGTCGACGGCGCGGTGACGGGGGCTGCGGCGGCGGGGACGCTCACGCTGCTCGCGCTCAAGAACACCCTCGCGCCGGCGGAGTGCCGCTGGTGCACGCCGCCGGGGTTCGACGGCGATCTGGCCCGCTCCTTGGCCTGGGGGAACCGCGACCTGGCCTCGAAGGGCTCCGACGTCTTGCAGGTGGCGATAGGCGCGGGCGCCCTCGGGTACGCGGTGCTCGACGGCCGGCGCCGCGGCGATCTCGAGGCGGGGCTCGCCAATGCGCTCCTCATCACCGAGGCGACCAGCCTGGCGCTGCTGGTGGACGAGAGCGTGAAGTACGCGGTGGGCCGCGCGCGGCCCTACGCCTGGCTCGGCGGGACCCGGACCGCGGACCGCGACGCCAACCTCTCCTTCTTCTCCGGCCACACCACCTTCGCGTTCGCGGTCGCCGCCTCCACCTCGACCCTGCTCGTCGAGCAGGGCGCGCCGGACGCGGCGCTGGTGAGCGTCGCCGCCTTCGCGCTGGCGGGCACCACCGGCTACCTCCGCCTCGCGGCCCAGCAGCACTACCTCAGCGACGTCCTGGCGGGCGCGGCGGTGGGGACGGCGATCGGCTGGGCGGTGCCGCACTTCTTCCACGCGCCGCGGGAGGGCGGGCTCCGGCTGCAGCCGGCGCCGGGGGGGATCGCGTTCGCGTGGTGACGCGCCGGACCGCGCGCGAGCCCCTCCTGGAGTAGCATCCGGCTCCCATGCTCGACCGTCCCCTCGCGCCGCGCGCCCCCGGCCGCGCCGGGCTCCTCGCCAGCTTCCGGCACGCGCTGCGGGGGGTCGTGGAGGTCGCGGCGCGCGAGCGCAACATGAAGCTCCACCTCTGCGCCGGGACGGCGGTGGGCGTCCTGGGGAGCGAGGTCGCGCTCTCGCTCGGCGCGCGCCTGGCGCTGGTGCTG
The genomic region above belongs to Anaeromyxobacter diazotrophicus and contains:
- a CDS encoding polysaccharide biosynthesis/export family protein, with amino-acid sequence MTNKPFRRGLATFLAAQPIFWMSNVAYAQTMQAPGGFGASGAGGVTVPGPLAPADIEVMRGERGLASAAAPVAPVIDETIDPDKYICGPGDVLELNFWGVQNFKLRVTIDVEGRAFVSKVGYFALQGKTLTQARRVMRDSVARFYPRLSFDVTLAEPRTFLVQVVDDVARPGSYPSRAIERVAAAIGKAGGFGPSASKRRVEVRRRDGTVLTADLLLYTLTGDLKFNPYLLDGDVVRVPFEELAATIGGAVNRPGRYELVKTRDLAELVELGGGLLPSATQLLPITLIRRGQDDREDLKTFEFVAGKAPAIPLHPEDAVRIPSAAELQQSVVVVGAIAGAVPATAAVTPAVTADEAAATRRLPFVDGDTVRTLLERVGGVGPLADLTGAYILRAGRTIPVDLYALVMLRDFKADLPVELGDTLVIPFKRRNILVEGSVFAPGSYPYNPAFGVEQYLSLAGGRSRNAQSIDNVKLITPNGETKDYRPDLKIDPGSSLVVPERNFSRSEVVQIILAGAGIVLSGVAVVIAARK
- a CDS encoding phosphatase PAP2 family protein, which codes for MLPPAPPAMRLVAAAVLSLALAAPACGEDPALRPTYDLAVDGAVTGAAAAGTLTLLALKNTLAPAECRWCTPPGFDGDLARSLAWGNRDLASKGSDVLQVAIGAGALGYAVLDGRRRGDLEAGLANALLITEATSLALLVDESVKYAVGRARPYAWLGGTRTADRDANLSFFSGHTTFAFAVAASTSTLLVEQGAPDAALVSVAAFALAGTTGYLRLAAQQHYLSDVLAGAAVGTAIGWAVPHFFHAPREGGLRLQPAPGGIAFAW